The Fibrobacter sp. UWB2 genome window below encodes:
- the fabF gene encoding beta-ketoacyl-ACP synthase II, whose amino-acid sequence MNRRRVVITGMGAVTPVGKSAPELWNAIKAGKCGIGPITLFDATNCPVKIAAEVKDFKPEEHGIDPKEARRMARFTQFLVAAANEAVKDASLTKEEIAADTTGIVAGNGLAGMDVVEETYCKYLEGGRRRVSPLAMPELIANEACANVSIALGITGSAWTVCTACASGTDAIGVALDAVRSGRLDVCLAGGSESAITDYSIKSFAGMHALTDKFNDAPEKASRPFDKDRSGFVMGEAGAILVLEELEHAKARGAKIYAEVAGYGSSADAYHITSPRPGGETCAKAMIKAMKDAGIAPTDVDYYNAHGTSTHLNDLTETQMLKIALGEHAYKIKVSSTKSMTGHCVGAAGVIEAMISTLAIRDSFYPATINLDNPDAECDLDYVPHKGVEGNIDVAVSASLGFGGHNGIVVIKKFKD is encoded by the coding sequence ATGAATAGAAGAAGAGTTGTTATTACTGGTATGGGTGCGGTGACCCCCGTAGGCAAGTCCGCCCCCGAGCTTTGGAACGCCATCAAGGCAGGCAAGTGTGGCATCGGCCCGATCACTTTGTTCGATGCTACGAACTGCCCGGTGAAAATTGCGGCAGAAGTCAAAGATTTTAAGCCCGAAGAACATGGCATCGACCCGAAGGAAGCCCGCCGCATGGCCCGCTTCACGCAGTTTCTCGTCGCCGCCGCTAACGAAGCGGTCAAGGACGCAAGCTTAACGAAGGAAGAAATCGCCGCCGACACGACTGGTATTGTCGCTGGTAACGGCCTTGCCGGCATGGACGTTGTTGAAGAAACTTACTGCAAGTACCTCGAAGGTGGCCGCCGCCGCGTCTCGCCACTCGCTATGCCCGAACTGATTGCAAACGAAGCATGCGCCAACGTATCCATCGCTCTTGGCATCACAGGCTCTGCCTGGACAGTCTGCACCGCCTGTGCCTCCGGCACGGACGCCATCGGCGTTGCCCTTGACGCCGTCCGCTCGGGCAGGCTTGACGTCTGCCTCGCCGGCGGTTCCGAAAGCGCCATCACGGACTACTCCATCAAGAGCTTTGCGGGCATGCACGCCCTCACCGACAAGTTCAACGACGCCCCGGAAAAGGCTTCCCGCCCGTTCGACAAGGACCGCAGCGGTTTTGTCATGGGTGAAGCCGGAGCCATCCTCGTGCTCGAAGAACTCGAACACGCCAAGGCCCGCGGTGCAAAGATTTACGCCGAAGTCGCCGGTTACGGTTCTTCTGCCGATGCTTACCACATTACAAGCCCGCGCCCGGGTGGAGAAACTTGCGCCAAGGCAATGATCAAGGCTATGAAGGATGCGGGCATCGCCCCGACGGATGTGGACTACTACAACGCCCATGGCACCTCGACGCACCTGAACGACCTCACCGAAACGCAGATGCTGAAAATTGCTCTCGGCGAACACGCCTACAAGATCAAAGTCTCTAGCACCAAGAGCATGACCGGCCACTGCGTCGGTGCAGCAGGCGTTATCGAAGCGATGATTAGCACGCTTGCCATCCGCGATTCGTTCTACCCCGCCACCATCAACCTCGACAACCCGGACGCAGAATGCGATCTCGACTACGTTCCGCACAAGGGCGTTGAAGGGAACATCGATGTTGCAGTGTCTGCCTCGCTTGGCTTTGGCGGTCACAACGGTATCGTCGTCATCAAAAAGTTTAAAGATTAA
- the nirJ2 gene encoding putative heme d1 biosynthesis radical SAM protein NirJ2: protein MIVSWMTTNKCNLTCKHCYQDAGENKSAELTTSEALKLIDEIAKAGFKIMIFSGGEPMTRPDIVELVAHARERGLRPVFGTNGTLITHDLAFKLKEAGAMAMGISVDSIDPKRHNDFRGLPNAFELTLMGIENCKAAGLPFQIHTTIMDWNQNEIFDIMDWVKEIGAVNHQIFFLIPVGRGKEIEGHALRVAEYEGLLRKIMEKSRTLGIPVKPTCAPQFLRIADQLDIKTRYSRGCLAGLDYCIVSPIGKVRPCAYMMEEAGDVHDTPFDEIWANAEIFKQLRTKAYKGACSKCKFNDRCGGCRARAAYYHDGDYMQEDSYCAYGRGIK, encoded by the coding sequence ATGATCGTCTCTTGGATGACAACTAATAAATGTAACTTGACGTGCAAACACTGCTACCAGGACGCAGGCGAAAACAAGTCGGCAGAACTCACGACATCAGAAGCGCTCAAGCTCATCGACGAGATTGCGAAAGCCGGATTCAAGATCATGATTTTTAGCGGTGGCGAGCCGATGACGCGCCCGGATATCGTGGAACTTGTGGCTCATGCCCGCGAACGTGGGCTCCGCCCGGTGTTTGGCACGAACGGAACGCTCATTACGCACGATTTGGCATTCAAGCTCAAGGAAGCAGGTGCTATGGCCATGGGTATCAGCGTTGATAGCATTGACCCCAAGCGCCATAACGATTTCCGCGGCCTTCCGAATGCCTTTGAACTCACGTTGATGGGTATCGAAAATTGCAAGGCTGCAGGCCTCCCGTTCCAGATTCACACGACTATCATGGACTGGAACCAGAACGAAATCTTCGACATCATGGACTGGGTCAAGGAAATCGGTGCCGTGAACCACCAGATTTTCTTCCTCATTCCGGTGGGTCGAGGCAAGGAAATCGAAGGTCATGCGCTCCGCGTTGCCGAATATGAAGGTCTCCTCCGCAAAATTATGGAAAAGAGCCGCACGCTCGGAATCCCGGTGAAGCCCACATGCGCTCCGCAGTTCCTCCGTATCGCAGACCAGCTCGATATCAAGACTCGTTATAGCCGTGGTTGCCTTGCTGGCCTCGACTACTGCATCGTAAGCCCGATCGGCAAGGTTCGCCCCTGCGCTTACATGATGGAAGAAGCGGGCGATGTTCACGATACGCCGTTTGACGAAATCTGGGCGAATGCCGAAATCTTCAAGCAGTTGCGTACAAAGGCTTACAAGGGCGCCTGTTCCAAGTGCAAGTTCAATGACCGCTGTGGCGGCTGCCGTGCCCGTGCAGCTTACTACCATGATGGCGACTACATGCAAGAAGATAGCTACTGCGCCTACGGAAGAGGAATAAAGTAG